One Castanea sativa cultivar Marrone di Chiusa Pesio chromosome 4, ASM4071231v1 DNA window includes the following coding sequences:
- the LOC142631459 gene encoding uncharacterized protein LOC142631459: MLGNGLRFGGARGENRFYIPVKARKNQNHQQKQGRKANSNTNKADDTDTKDPSCNSPLQNPPLEPVTNLDRFLDSTKPLVPAQYFSKTTMRGWRTCDVEFQPYFMLNDLWETFKEWSAYGAGVPLVLDECDSVIQYYVPYLSGIQLYGEPAASSNAKPRQAREDSDSDYYRDSSSDGSSDYEIDKGIKITREQQSWRHLRSDIPIRLDGLSINDEHSARQEGFSSDDSEAGNSQGLRLFEFLEQDLPYCREPLADKILDLACQYPGLKTLRSCDLLPASWMSVAWYPIYRIPTGPTLKDLDACFLTYHTLSTPMTGSGSTQAPIVICPSEIDGVPKISLSAFGMVSYKLKGSMWAQRSISESQRANILMQAAENWLRQYQVNHPDYQFFASHGTYYR, translated from the exons ATGTTGGGGAATGGACTGAGGTTTGGGGGGGCACGTGGAGAGAACCGGTTTTACATTCCAGTGAAAGCAAGAAAGAATCAGAATCATCAGCAAAAACAAGGAAGAAAGGCTAATAGTAATACTAATAAGGCTGATGACACTGACACCAAAGACCCTTCTTGTAATTCTCCATTGCAAAATCCTCCATTGGAGCCTGTTACGAACCTTGATAGGTTCTTGGACTCCACCAAGCCTTTGGTTCCGGCCCAGTATTTCTCCAAG aCAACAATGAGGGGGTGGAGGACTTGTGATGTTGAGTTTCAACCATACTTCATGTTGAATGATCTTTGGGAAACATTTAAGGAATGGAGTGCTTATGGGGCAGGAGTGCCTTTGGTACTTGATGAGTGTGATTCTGTAATTCAATATTATGTTCCATACTTATCTGGTATCCAATTGTATGGTGAACCTGCTGCAAGCTCAAATGCTAAGCCAAG GCAAGCCCGTGAAGACAGTGACAGTGACTACTACAGGGATTCAAGTAGTGATGGAAGCAGCGACTATGAAATTGATAAAGGCATAAAAATTACTAGGGAACAGCAGAGTTGGCGCCATCTTAGAAGTGATATCCCAATCAGACTGGACGGATTGTCTATAAATGATGAACACAGTGCAAGACAAGAAGGATTTTCTAGCGATGATAGTGAAGCAGGAAATTCTCAGGGTCTGCGACTCTTTGAGTTTCTTGAGCAGGATCTCCCTTATTGTCGTGAACCATTAGCCGACAAG ATATTAGATCTTGCATGCCAGTATCCCGGACTCAAGACGTTAAGAAGTTGTGATTTACTACCAGCCAGTTGGATGTCTGTGGCATG GTATCCTATATACCGAATACCTACAGGTCCAACATTAAAAGATTTGGATGCTTGCTTCTTAACATATCATACCCTTTCCACACCCATGACAG GTAGTGGAAGCACCCAGGCCCCAATTGTCATTTGTCCAAGTGAGATTGACGGTGTCCCCAAAATTTCCTTGTCTGCTTTTGGAATGGTTTCCTATAAGTTAAAAGGATCCATGTGGGCACAACGCAGCATTAGTGAGTCACAGCGGGCAAATATCCTTATGCAGGCTGCAGAAAACTGGCTAAGACAGTATCAGGTCAATCACCCAGATTACCAATTCTTCGCTTCACATGGTACGTACTACAGATGA